In Acidobacteriota bacterium, the sequence CCCTTCCACTTTGCCGTCGTTACTGAAAGTGGTATCCAGCGCGCCATCAGGTAAAAACCGCGCCAGGTCTACGGAACCAAATCCGCCAACTACAATTTTATTATCTTTTTGAATCGCCAGTTCCGTAGCCGCCATAAAAGTACCCGTAACCTTGCCACCAACTCCGAAGTTAGTATCCAACTCGCCGGGTTTGAATTGCGGCACAACCTCCTGCGCAGAAATGTGAAAGGTAGACACCACCATCAACACCAGACTTAAAACGGATGTGAAAATTTTATTTGACCTCCAAAGGGTATTTTTCTTTTTGCTAAACCCTCCGGTCATTCGATCTCGTTTATCGAGCAGTTTATTGATTTGAAATTTCATATCTTCTCCTTCTGTTTTCCCTTTGTTTTTCCTGTCATTCACTAATGCGGAATCCGGCGACCAAAACTGCCACATTAAAAATATTTTTTTTTGCGGATTACAGAAGTGGATTTCAATGTGATAAATTTCGCCCCGAACGATTGGCTTTTGCGGGTAATTATGGCATTCACCGGTTCTCAGGATTTAACCCAATTGCTGCAAGCCTGGAGCGACGGCGACGAAGCGGCGCTCGAAAAACTTGCGCCGCTGGTGCAGGCTGAACTCCATCGTCTGGCGAAAGCCTATATGCGGCGCGAACACCCCGGTCACACCTTGCAGCCGACGGCGCTGGTCAACGAAGCTTATATGCGATTAATCGATTGGAAGAATGCCCGCTGGCAAAACCGCGCCCATTTTTTCGGCGTATCGGCAAAACTGATGCGGCGCATATTAGTTGACTTTGCGCGCGCCCGTCCGAAAGCCGGTGAAAATACCATTCAACACCTGTCACTGGATGATGCGCTCGGCGTCGGCAATGAACAAACTGCCGAGGTGTTGGCGCTTGACGATGCGCTGCACGCGCTGGAAAAACTTGACCCCCGCAAGAGTCAGATTGTCGAACTCAGATTTTTCGGTGGACTCAGTGTTGAAGAGACTGCCGAAGTGCTGAAAATTTCCGAACGCACAGTCATGCGCGAATGGGAAAAAGCGCGCGTCTGGCTTTACCGGGAATTGAAAAGATAAGATACAGGATACAGGATTCAGGAAGAGGAAAGTATGAAGTATGAACGATGAAGGATGAACAAAAAGAATTTCACCTATATGCACGGCACACCAAGATTCGGGGAATGAAACGGAGCGAACCGTTTTACCGTTCGACTCGTCGCGGCGGTCAAACCGAATCTTGGTGTGCCGCCTCTACAGTTCATCGTTCAGCGTTCCGCCTTCATCGTTATCCTGAATCCTGTATCCTGTATCCTGTATCCTGACACCTCGCTTATGGACGCTGACCGCTTTAAAAAAGTAGATGAAATTTTTGATGCGGTTCTCGATCTGCAACCGGATGAACGCGCGGCATATTTAGGGCAGGTCTGTGGCGGGGATTCCGATTTGCGACGCGAAGTTGAATCCCTGCTTGAAGCGCGCAATCAAATTGGCAATTTTATTGAAACGCCTGCCGCCCAAGCTGCGGCTAAGTCTTTCGCGCAACAAACTGGTCGCTCACTCATCGGACGCGCCATCAAACACTACAACATTCTTGCGCTCATCGGCACCGGCGGTATGGGCGAAGTCTATTTGGCGGAAGACACGCGCCTCCACCGCAAAGTCGCTTTGAAAATTCTGCCGCCGCAATCAACGCGCGACCCCGACCGCGTGGCGCGTTTTCAACGCGAATCGCGCGCGGCGTCAGCATTGAATCATCCCAACATCATCACCATTCATGAAATCGGACAAGAGGGCGACCTCTATTTCATCGTCAC encodes:
- a CDS encoding sigma-70 family RNA polymerase sigma factor, which produces MDFNVINFAPNDWLLRVIMAFTGSQDLTQLLQAWSDGDEAALEKLAPLVQAELHRLAKAYMRREHPGHTLQPTALVNEAYMRLIDWKNARWQNRAHFFGVSAKLMRRILVDFARARPKAGENTIQHLSLDDALGVGNEQTAEVLALDDALHALEKLDPRKSQIVELRFFGGLSVEETAEVLKISERTVMREWEKARVWLYRELKR